One part of the Cyclobacteriaceae bacterium genome encodes these proteins:
- a CDS encoding response regulator yields the protein MSAQSTIALIDDDEIFQFTTLRIVKLTNLPYTVTQFFNGDQALSYLNKNSEDAEKLPDVILLDINMPIVDGWMFLDEFKTLKQKLKKKITIYMVSSSIAPEDVNRAKANPLVSDYLVKPLSVETVKQVLSMN from the coding sequence ATGAGTGCCCAGTCAACCATAGCCCTTATCGATGATGATGAAATTTTCCAGTTCACAACTTTGCGGATTGTTAAATTGACAAACCTGCCCTATACCGTAACACAATTCTTTAACGGTGACCAGGCCCTTAGCTATTTAAACAAAAATTCAGAAGACGCTGAAAAATTACCCGATGTAATTTTGTTGGATATTAATATGCCGATAGTGGATGGATGGATGTTTTTGGATGAATTTAAAACACTAAAACAAAAGCTGAAAAAAAAGATCACGATCTATATGGTCAGCTCATCCATTGCACCAGAGGACGTTAACCGGGCGAAAGCCAATCCATTGGTATCCGATTACCTGGTTAAACCGCTGTCAGTCGAAACAGTGAAGCAAGTTTTGTCGATGAATTAG